GATCGCTCCGGCATCGAAAAGGGTGGTCACGCTAAGTTTGAGTGCCCACTCTGTAAGACGACCGTACCTGATTTGAAATCGATGCAGATTCATCACGAGGCTCGCCACCCGAAGATCCCATTCGAAGAGGATAAGCTTGTGAATCGTCACTCCACCGTTCCCGCCGTCGAGAGCTCCAAGCCCCGCCCTGGTATTCGTGGTAGTCTCAAGAAGTAACTTTGAATTTGGGTTTTTCTAATGATATATTATGTGAAAAAGGTACTCACTATATGAGTGCCGTCTAGCTTGTTATTTGGGCTATTTTGtctgtttctttgttttttcttttctctggTTTCTCTGTTTAGCTcgtactgaaaaaaaaaatggaaaatgaAATTCGTAAGAGCAACGCCAAAAAAGGGGTTTGGTTTAGTCAAATCTGCCCTCTTTTTGCAATTTGTGGTCAAAAACTCTTATCTTTTATTTACTCTTTTATGTTAATATTTATTCGTAAAAGCCTCca
This region of Cannabis sativa cultivar Pink pepper isolate KNU-18-1 chromosome 7, ASM2916894v1, whole genome shotgun sequence genomic DNA includes:
- the LOC115697944 gene encoding protein METHYLENE BLUE SENSITIVITY 1, with protein sequence MTGKAKPKKHTTKEIAAKIDAATTNRGGGKAGLADRSGIEKGGHAKFECPLCKTTVPDLKSMQIHHEARHPKIPFEEDKLVNRHSTVPAVESSKPRPGIRGSLKK